The nucleotide sequence TAACTTCGTCCAAAGCAATTAATATGATGAATTTAGTCAGTTCGAGTTGCGTCCCAGAATCTCGAGAATTTCTCGATAAAATTTTCTTTGAAAATCACTCGAAGTGACATTATAATTATAAATTTGTGTTGTGCAAAAATTAGATTTTCCCACATATACCTTCCGATTCAAAAATAGCGAAAATAAACCTTATATTTTTGATGAGATCCGCAAAAAATTTGTGGTTTTACAGCCTGAAGAATGGGTTCGACAACATTGTGTGCAGTTTCTTATTAATGAAAAGAAGTATCCAAAGTCTTTAATTAATGTCGAGAAAGAGTTAAAAATAAATAATCTTAAAAAACGATACGACATCGTTATTTTTAATAGCGATGGTTCTATACACTTAATTGTAGAATGTAAAGCACCTAAAATTACCATTAATCAAAGTGCTTTCGACCAAATTGCACGATACAATTTGGCACTAAATGCCACATATTTAATGGTTACAAACGGATTAAATCATTATTATTGTAGTATCGATTTTGATGAAGAACGCTATCAATTTTTAAAGGATATTCCTGAATACCAACTGTGAAAATAGCAATAGTCATATTAAACTGGAACGGAAAGGCATTGTTAGAACAATTTTTGCCTTCGGTAATATCATTTTCCTCTGAAGCAGATATTTATGTAGCAGATAATGCTTCTAGTGATGATTCGGCTTCGTTTCTTAAAACTCATTTTCCTCAAATAAAAATAATTCAAAATAGCACTAATGGTGGCTATGCTAAAGGTTATAATGATGCGTTAAGACATGTTAAGGCAGATGTGTTCTGTTTGTTGAACAGTGATGTTGAAGTAACTAAAAACTGGTTGTTACCAATTCAAAAAACGTTTATTAATGAGCCAAATACTGCCATTATCCAACCAAAAATTCTAGACCAAAAAAACAAAGATTATTTTGAATATGCAGGAGCAGCTGGTGGATTTGTAGATAAATTTGGTTATCCGTATTGTCGTGGACGAATTTTTAACACTATAGAGAAAGATCAAGGTCAATATAATGATACTATAAATATCTTTTGGGCTTCAGGTGCTTGCTTATTTGTAAGAAGTAACGTTTACAAAACATTAGGAGGCTTTGATGAAACCTTTTTTGCTCACATGGAAGAAATTGATTTCTGTTGGCAAACTAAAAACTTAGGATATAACATCAAATATGTTGGTAACTCAATTATCTACCATGTTGGAGGAGCTACACTTAGCAACACAAGTCCTAAAAAAACTTACTTAAATTTTAGAAATAGTTTATTTACGCTTGTAAAAAATGCCTCAGGCAGTGTTTTTTACTTAGTTCTTATTAGGCTTATTTTAGATGGTATAGCTGGTGTTAAATTTTTATTCGAATTAAAACCCAAACACACCCTCGCAATTTTTAAAGCACACTTTTCATTTTATAATCATTTAAGCATCCTAAAAACCCAAAGGAAATCTCAAAAAAAAATGCAGAAATACTATACTCAAAAGAGTATCGTTTGGTCATATTTTATTAGTAAAAAGCGATATTTTAAAAGTTTATAACTTCGTTAGCAAAAGTTTTGTTAATACCACATTTATTTGTTCTTTTTTACATAATTTTGTGATATTCGTCGAATATAAATTAATTAACAACACATCATGAAGAAAATTTTATTGTTAAGTCTTACTGCTATGCTTGTTTTAAGCTCATGCGTATCTAAAAAAGAATATGCTGCATTGGAGGCAAAACAACAAGAAACGCAAGACCTATTAAACACTGCAACCGTTAAATTAAATGCATGTCTATCTGATGCTGCTGCTGCTAATGCACGAGCAGATGCTTTAAAAGATCAGCTTGCGGACATGAGAAAAAATAACGAAAGCCTAATACAAAGTAATAAAGACTTAACGATGCTTACTGCAAAAGGAGCAGATAATGTTGAAAGAACTTTAGAAAGCATTAAAGAGAAAGATCTTAAAATTACTCGTTTACAGGATGCGTTAAACAAAAAAGATAGTGTTACGCTAGCTTTAGTAACAAGTTTAAAACGTGAAGTTGGAATAAACGATCCAGATATTGAAATAAATGTTGAAAAAGGAGTGGTATTTATTTCTATTTCAGATAAGTTATTATTTAAAAGTGGAAGCTATGTAGTAACCTCAAACGCAAAAGACGTTTTAGCTAAAGTTGCTAAAGTAGTTAATGGTAAGCCAGATTTTGAATGTATGGTTGAAGGACATACTGATAGTCAATCTTACAAAAGTAATGGTATACTATTAGACAACTGGGATTTAAGTGTTAAGCGTTCTACATCTATTATTAGAGTATTAGAAGATTTAGGTGTTAACTCTACTCGATTAATAGCAGCTGGTAGAAGTTACCATGTGCCTTTAGTTGATAATGATACTGCTGAAAATAGAGCAAAAAATAGACGTACTCGTATTGTTGTAATGCCAAAAATTGATCAGTTTTACGACATGATAGAAAAAGAAATGAAAACTCTTTCTGGAAGCTAATCATTTCTATATATATATAAATATAAAAGCTCAACTTAATAGTTGAGCTTTTTTTATTTGCAAAAAATGCCTGTTAACTCATACTAGTCCTTAGGTAATGTATGAGCAACAGGCTAAAAAATCATGAATAGATTTAAAACAGAGATTAATAGCAAGTTGTAAGATGCATCTATATCTCTATTTGTAACAACAAGAATTAACTATCACGATTTAATAAATATTACTTATTAGTAACTCATATAAATATTTAGCATCAGCGTAAATAATAATAGCATAATAAAAAGTATAAATATTATATAATTAAAAAGCTTATTCTTCTTCATATTTTATAAATAAAATCTGGTCTTTTTCCTTTTCATAAGCTTCAAAAGCTAGCTTACGTTTTTTATACACTTTAAAAATTATTAGTTCTATCTCTTTATGATTAATTTTTCCAGTAAATACCATCCTAACCATACTCTCACTATAAAAGGTTCCTCTTGAGGATACAATATTGTTGTTTTTTAATTCTTCAAGAACCTCGGGAATCCAATCCTTTTTTAAATGCTCTTGCAGCTTTTCCTTTTGAGATTTGGTAATCATAGATGCATTATTTACTTATTGATATTTTTATGATATATTTGTGATATATTAATGATGAATAGTTGAAAATAAAATTACTAAAATATTAGATAATATACTAACATTTTAGTAATTATTTTCTTATTTATTAGTACAGTTAAGTCTGAACCTGCTTAAAACATGGAGTTACCAGAAATTAATAAGCGAATAAAAAAATTAGTAGAGAAGTATGCTGATGATAATTCGTCTAAATTTTGTAGGATGGTCGATATAAAGCCTTCTTATAAATTAACTCGACTATTTTCCATAGAAAATCGTAATGGCAAATATCCAGAGCCTAGTTTAGATATTATTAGGCAAATAGTTAGCAAACTAGATATAGATATTAATTATTTAGTTTTTGGAGAATCAAAATTCACTGAAAATGTTGTAAACGAGGAGCGTAAGAAGTACTTAACTAGTGATGATAAGTTAAATATTATAATAAATCAAAATGTTGAAATTCTAGATAAACTCAACAATAAATAAGTTTTAAATTAAAGGATATCTAAGCTTCCTTTACCTTCTCTAATTACTTCTGGTTCACCAAATGAAAAATCAATTATTGTAGATGGTTCATTATCTCCATAACCACCATCAATAACCAAATCCACTAGGTTATCCCATTTTTCAAAAATCAATTCAGGATCGGTAGTATACTCCAAAATTTCATCTTCATCATAAATAGATGTAGAAATAATTGGATTACCTAATTGCTTAACAATTTCCAATGCTATGTTATTATTTGGAATTCTAATACCTACCGTTTTCTTCTTTTTAAATGCATTTGGTAAACTTTTTGCTCCAGGTAGTACAAATGTGTAAGGTCCAGGTAGCGCACGCTTTAAGACTTTAAAAGTAGTTGTATCTATTTGCTTTACATAATCACTTAAGTTACTTAAATCATGACACACAAACGAAAAGTTAGCCTTTTCTAATTTAACTCCTTTAATTCTAGCAACACGCTCCAATGCTTTATTGTTAGTAATATCGCAGCCCAAACCATACACGGTATCCGTAGGGTAAATGATTAATCCTCCTTTTTTTAAAACAGCAACCACTTTTGCTATTTCTTTTGGATTAGGATTATCTTCATAAATTTTTACAAAATCTGCCATATTCATTATCTTGCTAAAAGTGTTATACAAATAAACTAATTATTTAAATATGAATACTCCAAAATCTACATTGTTGAGTGTTATTTGCACATTTATACTATTTGCATGCTCATTAAACGATGATAATACTATTCCAAATACCAACACTTTAGATCCTACAAGATACTATCAAGAACTCGATGTCGCTTATGGAAATGATGCCAAACAAACATTTGATATATACTTACCTGCAGATAGAGAGAATAGTACAAAAGTAATGATTCTTGTGCATGGTGGTGGATGGTCTGGTGGTGACAAAAGTGACATGAATTTATTTAAAAATTATGTAAGACAGGAACATCCAAATTTAGCAGTGGTAAATATGAATTATAGGTTAGCAGATGATGACAACAATCCATATCCAATGCAAATAAACGATATAACATCTGTGATTAATCATTTAAAAGAAAACAAAGATAATTATACAATAGATGATGATTTTGGATTTATTGGTGTAAGTGCTGGTGGACATTTATCATTATTATGGAGTTATGCATTTGATACTGATAATGATGTAAAAATGGTTTGTAGCGTTGTTGGCCCAACAAATTTTACAGATCCTGCATATTTAAACAATGCCAATGCAACATTACAAGAATTAATTGATTTATTTGGAATTGATCCAACTACCGAATTTTTAGAAGAAGTAAGTCCGTTGCATCAAGTAACAGCTTCCGCACCTCCAACCATATTATTTTATGGTGGACAAGACCCTCTTGTACCTATTACTCAAGGAACTGCTTTAAGAGATGAGCTAACTACACTTGGCGTAACTCACGAATTTACTTTATATCCAGATGCTGGACATGGTTGGGTTGGCACTGATTTATTAGACACAGTGCTAAAGTTAAAGGCTTTTACGCAAACGCATTTGGAATAAAATAATGCGTTGACTTAAAGGCAAACAAACATAAATAAGTTTAAAAAAACATGTATTTTCTGACTTTGCTTTAATTAGTCTAAATCCATAAACGTTGGCAAAATCACATTATTAATTATAGCAAAAGGTAATTTCTCCTCTTGCGAATTGTATGCTTCTCCATTAAATATTGCAACAATGCTTTCTGATGGAAAAATCATAATATACTGTCCTCCATTTCCTGTAGCAACTATAGAAGTTATAGTTTTTTCGTTTACTCTAAAGGGAATATTCCACCATAAAAACCCATAATCAATGTCAGTGATTTTTGTTTTTGGGGTTGTGGATTCTTCAATCCAACATTCAGAAACTACCTGCTGTTTATTCCATATGCCTTTGTTTAGCATTAGTTGACCTATTTTAGCCATATCTCGTGTGGTCATATACAATCGTTTTCCTGATGGAATAACATTTTTATTGCTTGTATGATCCCAACCAACATTGTCAATACCTAATGAGTTGAATAAATAGTGTTCAGCAAATTTATCGATTGTTATTCCTGATGCTTGAGTAATTATTTCGGCAATTAGTACAGCTCCCATTGAACAATAATTGGAAACCAACCCTGGTTCATTTACCATTGGTAAATCTAATGTATATTGAATCCAATCCTTTTTCCTATAAACTTTATCTTCTTGCCCTTCAGATTTTTGATCCCAATCGTTGCAATCTAGTCCAGATGACATAGTTAAAAGATGTCTAATCGTGATTTTTTCTTTTCTTTTATCCAAGTTTTTGCTAAATATAGGGTTTTTAAGGTATTTTGTAATTGGGTCGTCAACACTGCCTATAAAACCTTTATCTATGGCAATTCCAATTAAAACAGAACGTATACTTTTTGTGGTAGAACGAAGATCGTGCTGTTTATCAACAGCATGTTCATTAAAATATTCCTCAAGAATGATTTGCCCATTTTTTACCACTAAAATACTTTTGAGCTTATGCTTAGCTTCTTTAAGTTGATTGAACAATTGATATATTTTTGTCGAATCAAAGTGTTCTGAACGCAGATTTACTGTTTTCCATCCATCGTTAAGATCCTTAGGCTGAGTATAAGAATAGCTTTGTTGTCCATGACTCACTATTACCATAAAGAATATAAAAACTAAGGATGTAATTGTGATCTTCATTTTTAGTAAGCAATAATGGTATTCAAAGTGTTTTGTTACAAATTCAAAAATAATGGCGATTGCGTTTCTATCCAATAATATCTAATTTAGCAAAGCGAAGTAGTAATTTTTTTATCCCTCCATTTTGGAAGTTTATTTCTGCTTTCATATCCGAACCTACACCTTCTATTTTAAGGACTTCACCTTTTCCAAATCGTAAATGTTTTACTATATTCCCTACTACTAATTTGCTGTCAAACAAATTAGTGTTTTCATTAGAGCTCGTTATTTTTTTAAAGTTCTTAGGTGTATTTATTTTAATCCCCTCAGGTTTTGGTTTTATATTACTTTTTCTTTTAGGCTCATACTTTTTTGGTGGCTTAAACCTAATTTTATTAGGCTCAACATCTCCAAATATATCTGCTGACAACATTGGGTTGATGCGTCGTTCTTCAATAGGAATAATAATATCTAAAAATTCATCTTCAATTTCTTCAATAAATCTACTAGGCTCTGAGTCAATTAATTTTCCCCAACGGTAACGTGACAATGCATAGGTTAAATAGGCTTGTTTTTCGGCTCTAGTTAAAGCCACATAAAACAAACGTCGCTCCTCTTCTAATTCGCTACGTGTATTCATGCTCATAGCACTTGGAAACAAATCTTCCTCTAAACCAACAATAAACACATGATTAAATTCCAATCCCTTTGCCAAATGAATAGTCATTAAAGCTACGTGATTTGGATCTCCTTTGTCACCATCTAAATCTGTTGCTAATGCCACATCTTCCAAAAATTCTGCTAAAGAATCTCCAGCATCAGCTAGCTCCATTTGCCCTTCAACAAAATCTTTGATACCATTTAAAAGCTCTTGTACATTTTCCAATCGCGTAATGCCCTCGGGAGTACCGTCTTTGTTAAATTCTCGTATTAATCCGCTTGTTTTAGTTACGTGTTCAGCTAAATCAAAAGCATTTGCCGTTTGATTCATTACTTGAAAACTTTCAATAAGCGTCACAAAATCTTTTAGTTTATTTTTTGTTCCGCTATTAATACTAATATCTATCGTATCAAGATTCTTTAAAACTTCAAAAATGGTTTTCTTATAATTATTTGCAGCAACAACTAGTCTATCAATAGTAGTTTGCCCAATACCACGTGCTGGGAAATTAATAACACGTTTTAGTGCTTCTTCATCTGCAGGATTTAAAACCAAACGCAAATATGCAGTAACGTCTTTAATTTCTTTACGCTGGTAAAATGATAAGCCTCCATAAATACGATAAGGGATGTCTCGTTTTCGCAAAGCATCTTCAATAGCACGTGATTGTGCATTTGTTCGATAAAGCACTGCAAAATCGTTATTATGCAATTGGTTATTCATTTTTTCTTCCCAAATGGTACTTGCTACATAACGGCCTTCATCTCCATCGGTTAACGAACGATGTACTTTAACTTTATTACCTTCTTCATTAGAAGTCCAAACTACCTTATCTAACTTGGTTTTATTATGTTCAATCACTGAGTTTGCTGCGCCTACAATGTTTTTGGTCGAGCGATAGTTTTGCTCTAGGCGGTAGAGTTTCACATCATCATAATCCTTTTGAAAATTCAAAATATTATTAATATTAGCGCCACGAAACGCATAAATACTTTGGGCGTCATCACCAACCACACATATATTTTGAAAACGATCTGCCAAAGCACGAACTATTAAATATTGCGAGTGGTTTGTATCTTGGTACTCATCGACAAGAATATAACGGAACTTATCTTGATACTGTGCTAAAACATTAGGAAAGCGGGTTAGCAACTCGTTAGTTCTTAGCAACAAATCATCAAAATCCATGGCGCCAGCTTTAAAACAACGGTCAACATATTCTGCATAAATCTCTCCCATTTTTGGACGTCTTGTCGCAGCATCAGCTTCCATGAGCTCTGGGTTTTTAAAATATGCTTTAACCGTTATTAAGCTGTTTTTATAAGAAGATATCCTGCTATAAACCTGCTTGGTTTTATAGATATCTTTCTCTAAGCCCATTTCTTTAATTATTGAGCCCAACAATTTTTGAGAATCTTGTGTATCGTATATAGTGAAATTACTAGGAAACCCTAAATGATGCCCTTCAAAACGTAAAATTTTAGCAAAAACAGAGTGAAACGTTCCCATCCATAGGTTTTTAGCTTCACCATCACCAACTATCTCAGCGATTCTGCCTTTCATTTCTTTAGCTGCCTTATTGGTAAAAGTCAACGCCAAAATATTAAACGCATCAACACCTTGACTCATTAGATAAGCAATCCGGTAAGTAAGTACTCTTGTTTTTCCAGAACCAGCTCCAGCAATCACAATCATAGGACCATCCTTTTGTAAAGTTGGTGCTAATTGCGCTTCATTTAATTGACTTAAATACGTCTCCAAATTTGTTTTTTTTAAAGCGTGAATTTAGCCAATGTTACTTTGATTTCTTAATGATTTTACCAATAATTATAAACAATTACATTTGTGCCAACTAGGTTTCTTAAAAATTTAAATATCTTTAACGCTCTTAACTAATTAATATGAAAAAATTCCTATTTACTCTTTACCTATTTACCTTAACTTGCTTTTCTTTATTATCTCAAAACGAACGTTTAGAAGGAAAAATTATTAAAAATTTTGGTGAGACTTTTACTATAGAAACTCTTGATATTAAGACAGACATTTCTAAAGAGTTTAAAGTGATTTTTGATGTATCTCAATCATCGACAGATAGAAGTATTATAAATAAAAATATTGTTACGGCAGCTCGTTTTTTAAATATGCATGCTAATGAAGGTATGAAAAAAGAACAGCTAAAAGTTGCTATGACAATTCATGGTGGTGCATGGCAAGATGTATTAAATAATAAAGCCTATAAAGAGAAGTATGGCGTTGACAACCCGAATTTGGAATTAATAAATGAGCTTACTAAAGCTGGAGCAGATATTATTATTTGTGGGCAAACTGCTTCTTTTAGAGGCATCACAAAAGATAATGCTAATCCAAATGTAAAGTTTGCTTTATCAGCTATGACGGCCTTAATACAGTATCAAAACAATGGTTATACGTTTATAAAATTTTAAATTATTATGGAGTTTTTGTCGCAAATATCTTGGTGGATGTGGATACTTATACTATTAATATTAGTAGCAATACGCGATATTTTCTTTCAAAAGAAACATACCATTAGTCACAACTACCCTATCATTGGTCATTTACGCTATTTGTTTGAGAAAATCGGCCCTGAAATTCGTCAATATTTTGTAGCAAATAATAGAGAAGAGCTTCCTTTTAATCGTATAGAACGTAGTTGGATTTACGCATCTGCAAAGAAAGAAAATAACTATGAAGGTTTTGGAACCGACCGTGATATTTATGCGCATCAGCATATTTTTATTAATAATGCAATGATGCCTTATAGATTATCTGATAATCACCCAAATTCAATTAATCCAAGTTTTTTGCCTTGTGCAAAAATTATGGGCTATTACAATAAACGTAAAAAACCCTATCGTCCAGCTTCTATAATCAATGTTTCAGCCATGAGTTTTGGTTCGCTTTCTGCAAAAGCTGTAGAATCATTAAATAAAGGTATAAAAATTGCAGGTGCTTATCATAATACTGGAGAAGGAGGTTTATCCCCATATCATAGCAATGGTGGTGATGTAATTTTCCATTTCGGAACTGGTTATTTTGGTGTTCGAGATAGTAATGGTAATTTTTCGATGGAAAAGTTAAAACAATTAGTACATAATAACCCATTTATAAAAGCTATTGAAATAAAACTATCTCAAGGCGCAAAACCAGGAAAAGGTGGTGTGCTTCCTGGAGCAAAAATTACTCAAGAAATTGCCAATATACGTGGTGTTGAAGTTGGTAAAGATGTACTATCCCCTCCAAA is from Pontimicrobium sp. SW4 and encodes:
- a CDS encoding type I restriction enzyme HsdR N-terminal domain-containing protein, which encodes MQKLDFPTYTFRFKNSENKPYIFDEIRKKFVVLQPEEWVRQHCVQFLINEKKYPKSLINVEKELKINNLKKRYDIVIFNSDGSIHLIVECKAPKITINQSAFDQIARYNLALNATYLMVTNGLNHYYCSIDFDEERYQFLKDIPEYQL
- a CDS encoding glycosyltransferase family 2 protein — translated: MKIAIVILNWNGKALLEQFLPSVISFSSEADIYVADNASSDDSASFLKTHFPQIKIIQNSTNGGYAKGYNDALRHVKADVFCLLNSDVEVTKNWLLPIQKTFINEPNTAIIQPKILDQKNKDYFEYAGAAGGFVDKFGYPYCRGRIFNTIEKDQGQYNDTINIFWASGACLFVRSNVYKTLGGFDETFFAHMEEIDFCWQTKNLGYNIKYVGNSIIYHVGGATLSNTSPKKTYLNFRNSLFTLVKNASGSVFYLVLIRLILDGIAGVKFLFELKPKHTLAIFKAHFSFYNHLSILKTQRKSQKKMQKYYTQKSIVWSYFISKKRYFKSL
- a CDS encoding OmpA family protein; amino-acid sequence: MKKILLLSLTAMLVLSSCVSKKEYAALEAKQQETQDLLNTATVKLNACLSDAAAANARADALKDQLADMRKNNESLIQSNKDLTMLTAKGADNVERTLESIKEKDLKITRLQDALNKKDSVTLALVTSLKREVGINDPDIEINVEKGVVFISISDKLLFKSGSYVVTSNAKDVLAKVAKVVNGKPDFECMVEGHTDSQSYKSNGILLDNWDLSVKRSTSIIRVLEDLGVNSTRLIAAGRSYHVPLVDNDTAENRAKNRRTRIVVMPKIDQFYDMIEKEMKTLSGS
- a CDS encoding L-threonylcarbamoyladenylate synthase, with amino-acid sequence MADFVKIYEDNPNPKEIAKVVAVLKKGGLIIYPTDTVYGLGCDITNNKALERVARIKGVKLEKANFSFVCHDLSNLSDYVKQIDTTTFKVLKRALPGPYTFVLPGAKSLPNAFKKKKTVGIRIPNNNIALEIVKQLGNPIISTSIYDEDEILEYTTDPELIFEKWDNLVDLVIDGGYGDNEPSTIIDFSFGEPEVIREGKGSLDIL
- a CDS encoding alpha/beta hydrolase, with product MNTPKSTLLSVICTFILFACSLNDDNTIPNTNTLDPTRYYQELDVAYGNDAKQTFDIYLPADRENSTKVMILVHGGGWSGGDKSDMNLFKNYVRQEHPNLAVVNMNYRLADDDNNPYPMQINDITSVINHLKENKDNYTIDDDFGFIGVSAGGHLSLLWSYAFDTDNDVKMVCSVVGPTNFTDPAYLNNANATLQELIDLFGIDPTTEFLEEVSPLHQVTASAPPTILFYGGQDPLVPITQGTALRDELTTLGVTHEFTLYPDAGHGWVGTDLLDTVLKLKAFTQTHLE
- a CDS encoding serine hydrolase — protein: MKITITSLVFIFFMVIVSHGQQSYSYTQPKDLNDGWKTVNLRSEHFDSTKIYQLFNQLKEAKHKLKSILVVKNGQIILEEYFNEHAVDKQHDLRSTTKSIRSVLIGIAIDKGFIGSVDDPITKYLKNPIFSKNLDKRKEKITIRHLLTMSSGLDCNDWDQKSEGQEDKVYRKKDWIQYTLDLPMVNEPGLVSNYCSMGAVLIAEIITQASGITIDKFAEHYLFNSLGIDNVGWDHTSNKNVIPSGKRLYMTTRDMAKIGQLMLNKGIWNKQQVVSECWIEESTTPKTKITDIDYGFLWWNIPFRVNEKTITSIVATGNGGQYIMIFPSESIVAIFNGEAYNSQEEKLPFAIINNVILPTFMDLD
- a CDS encoding UvrD-helicase domain-containing protein, translating into METYLSQLNEAQLAPTLQKDGPMIVIAGAGSGKTRVLTYRIAYLMSQGVDAFNILALTFTNKAAKEMKGRIAEIVGDGEAKNLWMGTFHSVFAKILRFEGHHLGFPSNFTIYDTQDSQKLLGSIIKEMGLEKDIYKTKQVYSRISSYKNSLITVKAYFKNPELMEADAATRRPKMGEIYAEYVDRCFKAGAMDFDDLLLRTNELLTRFPNVLAQYQDKFRYILVDEYQDTNHSQYLIVRALADRFQNICVVGDDAQSIYAFRGANINNILNFQKDYDDVKLYRLEQNYRSTKNIVGAANSVIEHNKTKLDKVVWTSNEEGNKVKVHRSLTDGDEGRYVASTIWEEKMNNQLHNNDFAVLYRTNAQSRAIEDALRKRDIPYRIYGGLSFYQRKEIKDVTAYLRLVLNPADEEALKRVINFPARGIGQTTIDRLVVAANNYKKTIFEVLKNLDTIDISINSGTKNKLKDFVTLIESFQVMNQTANAFDLAEHVTKTSGLIREFNKDGTPEGITRLENVQELLNGIKDFVEGQMELADAGDSLAEFLEDVALATDLDGDKGDPNHVALMTIHLAKGLEFNHVFIVGLEEDLFPSAMSMNTRSELEEERRLFYVALTRAEKQAYLTYALSRYRWGKLIDSEPSRFIEEIEDEFLDIIIPIEERRINPMLSADIFGDVEPNKIRFKPPKKYEPKRKSNIKPKPEGIKINTPKNFKKITSSNENTNLFDSKLVVGNIVKHLRFGKGEVLKIEGVGSDMKAEINFQNGGIKKLLLRFAKLDIIG
- a CDS encoding DsrE family protein; translation: MKKFLFTLYLFTLTCFSLLSQNERLEGKIIKNFGETFTIETLDIKTDISKEFKVIFDVSQSSTDRSIINKNIVTAARFLNMHANEGMKKEQLKVAMTIHGGAWQDVLNNKAYKEKYGVDNPNLELINELTKAGADIIICGQTASFRGITKDNANPNVKFALSAMTALIQYQNNGYTFIKF
- a CDS encoding FMN-binding glutamate synthase family protein, which gives rise to MEFLSQISWWMWILILLILVAIRDIFFQKKHTISHNYPIIGHLRYLFEKIGPEIRQYFVANNREELPFNRIERSWIYASAKKENNYEGFGTDRDIYAHQHIFINNAMMPYRLSDNHPNSINPSFLPCAKIMGYYNKRKKPYRPASIINVSAMSFGSLSAKAVESLNKGIKIAGAYHNTGEGGLSPYHSNGGDVIFHFGTGYFGVRDSNGNFSMEKLKQLVHNNPFIKAIEIKLSQGAKPGKGGVLPGAKITQEIANIRGVEVGKDVLSPPNHSAFSNVKELLDFVEDIAKNTGLPVGIKAAIGKLNEWEELADIMLKTGKGPDFITVDGGEGGTGAAPPSFADHVSLPWVYGFSDLYKVFKKRELTERIVFIGSGKLGFPAKAAMAFAMGVDCINVAREAMMSIGCIQAQVCHTNKCPSGVATQNKWLQNGINIPLKSLRLAQYFKTFRKELVEITHAAGYEHPCQFTMKDIDVNVDDHNLSEELNKTYNYEKTSVPYTNMQELKDCIYLGGKN